Proteins encoded together in one Flavobacterium keumense window:
- the folK gene encoding 2-amino-4-hydroxy-6-hydroxymethyldihydropteridine diphosphokinase — translation MKSQHQVVLSIGTNQGNRLENIQQCLQLIHHEVATVVKVSKVYETPSWGFDSDNFYNAAIVVHTFDSAATILSKILQIEQQMGRVREEVLGYQSRVIDIDIIAFDSEIIKTEHLQVPHPLMQERNFVLKPMLDLNLEWIHPVLNNTVAEMLSATDDKSECVAVQSLESPLRKVSLEQFNYVAFEGNIGAGKTTLATKIAEDFNAKSVLERFADNPFLPKFYKDQNRYAFPLEMSFLADRYKQLSDDLSQFDLFKDFIVADYHIFKSLIFAKITLADDEYRLYSNLFHIIYKEMPKPDLYVYLYQNSERLLQNIKKRGRSYEQEIPAEYLDKINIGYLDYIKSQTDLNILIIDVSDRDFVKNHEDYLFILSEIQNKINS, via the coding sequence ATGAAATCACAGCATCAGGTCGTTTTATCTATAGGAACTAATCAAGGGAATCGATTGGAAAACATCCAGCAATGTTTGCAATTGATTCATCATGAGGTAGCTACAGTAGTTAAGGTTTCTAAAGTGTATGAAACACCTTCTTGGGGATTTGATAGCGATAATTTTTACAATGCGGCTATTGTAGTGCATACCTTTGATTCGGCAGCCACAATTTTGTCAAAAATCTTGCAAATTGAGCAGCAGATGGGACGCGTGAGAGAAGAAGTATTAGGCTATCAATCTCGTGTTATTGATATTGATATTATTGCATTTGACAGTGAAATTATTAAAACAGAGCATCTGCAGGTTCCTCATCCTTTGATGCAGGAGCGGAATTTTGTCTTGAAACCCATGTTGGATTTGAATTTGGAATGGATTCATCCCGTTTTGAATAATACGGTTGCGGAGATGCTGTCTGCTACTGATGATAAAAGTGAGTGTGTAGCTGTTCAAAGTTTAGAAAGTCCGTTGCGAAAAGTTAGCTTGGAACAGTTTAATTATGTGGCTTTTGAAGGAAATATTGGGGCTGGAAAAACTACTTTGGCAACTAAAATAGCAGAAGATTTTAATGCTAAGTCCGTTTTAGAACGTTTTGCAGACAATCCGTTTTTACCTAAATTTTATAAAGACCAAAACCGATATGCTTTTCCGTTAGAAATGTCTTTTTTGGCCGATAGGTACAAACAATTGTCGGATGATTTGTCGCAATTTGATTTGTTCAAAGATTTTATTGTGGCCGATTATCATATTTTTAAGTCCTTAATTTTTGCAAAAATTACTTTGGCGGATGATGAATATAGATTGTACAGCAATCTATTTCACATCATTTATAAAGAAATGCCTAAGCCGGATTTGTATGTGTATCTGTACCAAAACTCAGAGCGATTGTTGCAAAACATTAAAAAGCGTGGCAGAAGTTACGAACAAGAAATTCCTGCCGAGTATTTGGACAAAATCAACATAGGTTATTTGGATTACATCAAATCACAAACGGATTTGAATATTTTAATCATTGATGTTTCGGATCGTGATTTTGTCAAAAATCATGAAGATTATCTTTTCATTTTGAGTGAAATTCAAAATAAAATAAATTCATAA
- a CDS encoding DUF2797 domain-containing protein, giving the protein MTYEGVLTKMQTEFGAPIQYYLVFEDSFLNVNQLLGKPMEINFVGFQCLNCGKKKKIFRQGFCYDCFYSSPAVGDWIMKPELSTAHLGIADRDLAYEEKVQLQPHIVYLALSSEVKVGVTRKTQMPTRWIDQGASQAIAIVEVPNRYLAGITEVALKNHYADKTNWRKMLTNTFETIDLVAERLKVEHLIPTEVQEYFYNQKIDLYEMQYPVLEYPSKVTSLSLDKTPNFQGKLIGIKGQYLLFEGGTVFNIRSSEGYVVKIEV; this is encoded by the coding sequence ATGACTTACGAAGGGGTATTAACCAAAATGCAAACTGAATTTGGAGCGCCAATCCAGTATTATCTTGTTTTTGAAGACAGCTTTTTGAATGTAAACCAACTATTGGGTAAACCAATGGAAATCAATTTTGTAGGGTTTCAATGTTTGAATTGTGGGAAGAAGAAAAAAATATTCCGACAAGGATTTTGTTATGATTGTTTTTATTCTAGTCCGGCTGTGGGAGATTGGATTATGAAACCCGAATTGAGTACGGCTCATCTCGGAATTGCAGATCGCGATTTGGCTTATGAAGAAAAAGTACAATTGCAACCGCATATTGTCTATTTGGCTTTATCAAGCGAAGTGAAAGTAGGAGTAACCCGAAAAACACAAATGCCTACGCGTTGGATTGACCAAGGAGCAAGTCAGGCAATTGCCATTGTTGAGGTGCCTAATCGGTATTTGGCAGGAATCACTGAGGTGGCTTTGAAAAATCATTATGCCGATAAAACCAATTGGCGAAAAATGTTGACGAATACTTTTGAGACGATTGATTTAGTTGCAGAACGATTGAAAGTAGAACATTTAATTCCCACCGAAGTTCAGGAGTATTTTTACAATCAGAAAATTGATTTGTATGAGATGCAGTATCCTGTTTTGGAATATCCTAGCAAAGTGACTAGTTTGAGTTTGGATAAAACACCTAATTTTCAAGGGAAACTAATTGGAATCAAAGGACAATATTTGCTTTTTGAAGGCGGAACTGTTTTTAATATTCGAAGTTCCGAAGGCTATGTGGTCAAAATTGAGGTATAA
- the sppA gene encoding signal peptide peptidase SppA: MKFLGNVLATIVGIFVFTMLFFFGIVLIGVLFGGEEESVTVKENSVIELNLGEIHNDYAGKYSDPWVTAFSDKEHIGLTDIIDAIEAAKTDDNIKGISILNNNSSLGMAQSKAVRDALEDFKKSGKFVMAYANTYSQKEYYLNSVANTIYLNPVGDLDFKGLSSDLLFFKDFQDKTGIKMEVIRHGKYKSAVEPFLENKMSDANREQITALLNSIWNSVVTDIAKSRNLSVQKLNEIANGLLARTPEMAKAQKLVDVVAYEDAYHNAIKKLLKVNTKDEYEKVSIADYTRKFNTTSIPSDATDEIAIIYAQGEIQSGEGDVNIIGEGAMRRSINEARNNDDVKAVVLRIDSPGGNALTSDLIWREIELTKKVKPVVVSMGNYAASGGYYIACNATKIFAENNTITGSIGVFGILPNFSGLTNKMGIHSEQVKTHENSGNYNPFAPIDEKFKAVTTEGVEQIYKTFVSHVAQGRKMTFAQVDAIAQGRVWTGSDAIKIGLVDTIGGLNDAIQEAARLAKITSYTTQNYPEYKKNFEDLFENLPFAKTKERLIKEEIGEENYKVMEEIKRVQSYKGIQARMPFEINIQ; encoded by the coding sequence ATGAAGTTTTTAGGAAATGTATTGGCTACCATTGTAGGTATTTTTGTTTTCACGATGTTATTCTTTTTCGGAATCGTACTTATTGGAGTCCTTTTTGGTGGCGAAGAAGAAAGCGTTACTGTCAAAGAAAACTCGGTGATTGAATTGAATTTAGGGGAAATCCACAATGACTATGCTGGAAAATATTCTGACCCATGGGTAACGGCTTTTTCAGATAAAGAGCACATCGGATTGACAGATATCATTGATGCAATCGAAGCTGCTAAAACCGATGACAATATTAAAGGAATTTCCATTTTAAACAACAATTCTTCTCTTGGAATGGCACAAAGTAAAGCCGTTAGAGATGCTTTGGAAGATTTTAAAAAATCAGGAAAGTTTGTTATGGCGTATGCCAATACTTATTCACAAAAAGAATACTATCTGAATTCGGTTGCCAATACTATTTATCTCAATCCTGTGGGTGATTTAGATTTCAAAGGATTGTCTTCGGACTTATTATTTTTCAAAGATTTCCAAGATAAAACAGGTATCAAAATGGAAGTAATTCGCCACGGAAAATACAAAAGTGCCGTGGAGCCTTTCTTGGAAAATAAAATGAGTGACGCCAACAGAGAACAAATTACAGCCCTATTGAATTCGATTTGGAACTCAGTAGTAACTGATATTGCCAAAAGCCGAAACCTATCTGTTCAAAAACTGAACGAAATTGCAAATGGCCTTTTAGCTCGAACTCCAGAAATGGCGAAAGCACAAAAATTAGTAGATGTCGTAGCGTACGAAGATGCATACCATAACGCCATTAAAAAATTGCTCAAAGTCAATACTAAAGACGAATACGAAAAAGTTTCAATAGCTGATTATACGCGTAAATTTAACACTACATCTATTCCTTCGGATGCTACAGATGAAATTGCGATTATTTATGCGCAAGGCGAAATTCAAAGCGGAGAAGGCGATGTCAATATTATTGGCGAAGGGGCGATGCGTCGTTCAATCAACGAGGCAAGAAACAACGACGATGTAAAGGCGGTTGTTCTTCGCATTGATAGCCCAGGTGGAAACGCCTTGACTTCTGATTTGATTTGGAGAGAAATTGAATTGACTAAAAAAGTAAAACCCGTTGTCGTTTCCATGGGAAATTATGCGGCTTCCGGAGGGTACTATATTGCATGTAATGCCACCAAAATTTTTGCAGAAAACAATACCATTACGGGTTCTATTGGTGTGTTTGGAATACTGCCTAATTTTAGCGGCTTAACCAATAAAATGGGGATTCATTCTGAACAAGTAAAAACGCATGAGAATTCAGGAAACTACAATCCATTTGCACCAATAGACGAAAAATTCAAAGCCGTGACTACAGAAGGTGTAGAACAAATTTACAAAACCTTTGTTTCTCACGTGGCTCAGGGACGTAAAATGACTTTTGCACAAGTAGATGCTATTGCACAAGGTAGGGTTTGGACAGGTTCAGACGCTATCAAAATTGGATTAGTAGATACAATTGGAGGCTTAAACGATGCCATACAAGAAGCGGCTCGTTTAGCAAAAATTACATCCTACACCACTCAAAATTATCCTGAATACAAGAAAAATTTTGAAGATTTATTCGAGAATTTACCTTTTGCTAAAACCAAAGAACGTTTGATTAAAGAAGAAATTGGCGAGGAAAATTATAAAGTAATGGAAGAAATCAAACGCGTTCAAAGCTACAAAGGAATTCAGGCTCGAATGCCATTTGAAATTAACATTCAATAA